A single Endozoicomonas sp. NE40 DNA region contains:
- a CDS encoding murein hydrolase activator EnvC family protein, with translation MKPTATPPVLALSLVGLLSMSSPGSFASAAEDAATKATTEAQLETINSDIEHLKGLLSKLNRERSSTERKLQRSEQEMSELRQSIRSLESQLEEGSKQVKKLQRRQQELAARKNKEKKHIASSVHSAYLASRENRLKLLLNQESPEDISRHLTYLKHLQQAQLDAITAFENTLREIDDNTREQQQVNTNLTRQRNSLQKQRDDLNKVQEQRQRLISQIRQRQGSSNRRLQDLDRQRDQLETILSQLAAKAALQRPITSNQGELQWPVEGEVRYGYQQKRPGTGMSWEGVLISVDSGTRVNAVHDGTVIFSNWLRGFGQLIILDHGDDYLTLYAHNQWLLKAEGETVLAGEPLALAGQSGGLEEPGLYFEIRHQGKPQNPSRWLQTR, from the coding sequence ATGAAACCAACAGCAACGCCGCCAGTGCTTGCGCTGTCGCTGGTTGGACTGTTGTCCATGAGCAGCCCTGGCAGCTTTGCCAGCGCCGCAGAGGATGCAGCAACCAAGGCGACCACAGAAGCCCAGCTGGAAACGATTAACAGCGACATTGAGCACCTGAAAGGTCTGCTCTCCAAACTCAACCGGGAGCGATCTTCAACAGAACGAAAGTTGCAACGATCTGAACAGGAAATGAGTGAGTTGCGCCAGTCGATTCGTAGTCTTGAAAGTCAGCTGGAGGAAGGGAGTAAACAGGTAAAAAAGCTCCAGCGCCGTCAGCAGGAACTGGCGGCGAGAAAAAATAAAGAAAAAAAACACATCGCCAGCAGTGTACACTCAGCCTACCTTGCCAGCCGGGAAAACCGGCTTAAGCTGTTGCTGAATCAGGAAAGTCCGGAAGATATTTCACGTCATTTAACGTATTTAAAACATCTGCAGCAGGCGCAGCTGGATGCGATTACTGCTTTCGAGAACACGCTCCGGGAAATTGATGACAACACCCGGGAGCAGCAGCAGGTCAACACTAACCTTACCCGGCAAAGAAACAGTCTGCAAAAGCAACGTGATGACCTCAACAAAGTACAGGAACAACGTCAGCGCCTGATCAGCCAGATTCGTCAGCGTCAGGGCAGCAGTAACCGACGCCTGCAGGATCTTGACCGGCAGCGGGACCAGCTGGAAACCATTCTGTCACAGCTGGCGGCCAAAGCCGCTTTGCAGCGTCCGATCACCAGCAACCAGGGTGAACTGCAATGGCCGGTAGAGGGTGAAGTCCGGTATGGCTACCAGCAAAAACGTCCGGGTACCGGTATGAGCTGGGAAGGGGTATTGATTTCCGTTGACTCCGGCACACGGGTTAACGCAGTACATGATGGCACCGTTATTTTCTCAAACTGGTTAAGAGGCTTTGGTCAACTGATTATTCTGGATCATGGTGATGACTACCTGACCCTTTACGCCCACAACCAGTGGCTGTTGAAAGCCGAAGGCGAAACCGTTCTGGCCGGAGAACCGCTGGCACTGGCAGGACAGAGTGGCGGACTGGAAGAACCCGGGCTCTACTTTGAAATACGCCACCAGGGCAAACCTCAAAATCCTTCACGATGGCTGCAGACCCGTTAG
- the fusA gene encoding elongation factor G, whose translation MAAFNDHIRNIALLGHAGSGKTALAETLLHASGAIKQKGDVSRGNTVSDFTDQEKAAGHSLETSILQFDHFNTHVNLLDTPGYPDFFGRAMSILPAVESVALVINARHGIEPVTRRAFEQMHERKKCGLIIINQCDLPEIGLESLLMDIQDQLGSQCLPINLPSEDGSRMVDCYFAPEYDTPTAFSSVNEAHDQLIDQVVEVDEALMELYLEQEESLQPDQLHDPFEQALREDHLIPVCFTSAETGAGIEQLLHTLCELMPTPSEGNPPLFLKGEGENATPVSVVPDPELHAIAHVFKVSMDPYIGRMGVFRVHQGTIRSGDQLFLGDARKPVRIAHLLKLQGSKTTEVIEASPGDICAVAKIDSLHFNGVLHDSHDEDHHHLRDLQFPPSMASLAIAPAHRGDEQKLSEVLHRLVAEDPSLTIEHRERENETVLLGLGETHLQLSIEKMAKVYGLEVATSVPSIPYRETIRNKAEGHHRHKKQNGGSGQFGEVFLRIEPLPRGDGFEFASEVVGGVIPSQYIPAVEKGVREVMQSGAIAGYPMQDIRVVVYDGKHHSVDSKEIAFVAAGKKAFQDAIQQADPVVLEPFVEMDITVPNQAMGDVTGHLASERGMVTGTDAGKDMKVTVHAQAPLANVSGYSNTLKSMTGGDGEYSMQFSHYDCVPVPIQKALVKAWQA comes from the coding sequence ATGGCCGCATTCAACGACCATATTCGTAACATAGCTCTGTTGGGTCACGCTGGCAGCGGGAAAACGGCACTTGCGGAGACCCTGCTGCATGCCTCCGGCGCCATCAAACAGAAAGGCGATGTCAGCAGGGGAAACACCGTATCAGACTTTACTGACCAGGAAAAAGCCGCCGGACACTCTCTCGAAACCAGCATTCTTCAGTTTGATCACTTTAACACCCACGTAAACCTTCTCGACACTCCCGGATATCCTGACTTCTTTGGCCGTGCCATGAGCATTCTGCCTGCGGTTGAATCTGTGGCACTGGTCATTAATGCCCGACACGGTATCGAACCGGTGACCCGCCGGGCATTTGAGCAGATGCATGAACGTAAAAAATGCGGCCTGATTATCATCAACCAGTGCGACCTTCCTGAGATTGGACTGGAATCCCTGTTAATGGATATCCAGGATCAGCTGGGCAGCCAGTGCCTGCCCATTAACCTGCCATCAGAAGACGGCAGCCGGATGGTTGACTGTTATTTTGCACCGGAATACGACACTCCAACCGCTTTCAGCTCCGTTAACGAAGCCCACGACCAGCTCATTGATCAGGTCGTAGAAGTGGATGAAGCGTTGATGGAACTGTATCTGGAACAGGAAGAAAGCCTGCAGCCAGATCAGCTTCACGATCCTTTTGAACAGGCACTGCGCGAAGACCACCTGATTCCCGTATGCTTCACTTCAGCAGAAACCGGGGCAGGTATTGAACAGCTATTGCATACTCTGTGTGAGCTGATGCCAACGCCTTCTGAAGGCAACCCACCTCTTTTCTTAAAAGGAGAAGGAGAAAATGCAACCCCTGTCTCTGTCGTTCCAGACCCGGAGTTACACGCCATTGCCCATGTTTTTAAGGTGTCCATGGACCCTTACATTGGGCGGATGGGTGTGTTCCGTGTGCATCAGGGGACAATTCGCAGCGGTGACCAGCTTTTCCTTGGCGACGCCCGGAAACCGGTTCGCATCGCGCATCTGTTAAAGCTTCAGGGCAGTAAAACGACAGAAGTCATCGAGGCCAGCCCCGGGGATATCTGCGCAGTGGCCAAGATCGACAGCCTGCATTTTAACGGGGTTTTGCACGACTCCCACGATGAAGACCATCACCATCTGCGCGACCTGCAATTCCCACCCTCCATGGCCAGTCTGGCCATCGCTCCGGCGCACCGGGGTGATGAGCAGAAGCTTTCAGAAGTTCTGCATCGTCTGGTCGCAGAAGACCCCAGCCTGACCATTGAACATCGGGAACGGGAAAATGAAACCGTTCTGTTAGGGCTGGGAGAAACCCACCTGCAACTGTCCATTGAAAAGATGGCTAAGGTGTATGGTCTGGAAGTCGCGACTTCAGTACCCAGCATTCCATACCGCGAAACTATTCGTAACAAGGCCGAAGGGCATCATCGACACAAGAAACAAAATGGCGGCTCCGGTCAGTTTGGTGAAGTATTCCTGCGCATCGAACCTTTGCCCAGAGGCGATGGTTTTGAGTTTGCCAGTGAAGTAGTGGGCGGCGTTATTCCATCCCAGTACATTCCAGCCGTCGAAAAGGGTGTTCGTGAAGTCATGCAGTCCGGTGCCATTGCCGGTTATCCCATGCAGGATATTCGTGTTGTGGTCTACGACGGCAAACACCACAGTGTCGACTCCAAGGAAATTGCTTTTGTTGCTGCGGGTAAAAAAGCATTTCAGGATGCGATCCAGCAAGCCGACCCGGTTGTGCTGGAACCGTTTGTTGAAATGGACATTACGGTTCCCAATCAGGCAATGGGCGATGTCACAGGACACCTTGCCAGTGAACGAGGCATGGTCACCGGTACGGATGCAGGCAAAGATATGAAAGTCACCGTGCATGCTCAGGCACCATTAGCCAATGTTTCCGGTTACAGCAATACGCTGAAATCCATGACCGGCGGTGATGGTGAGTACAGTATGCAATTCTCGCATTATGACTGCGTGCCGGTACCCATTCAGAAAGCATTGGTGAAAGCCTGGCAGGCATAA